One Solidesulfovibrio fructosivorans JJ] genomic window carries:
- a CDS encoding DVU0298 family protein: MTSRRELIARVRQALLGDREAGLAELAGIAAKTRLGPLFSLLLDTDALVRWRAVTAFGAAMADIAAARLEDARDVWRNLMWRVNEESGNIGWGIPECMGETLAVCPVLAADYHRVLVSYVQDMEGDCTYIDHAPLRRGAWWAVARLAEAAPKLAAHGLAEITAALADCDPAARGLACLALSRIKPDPARTLLEALSGLERDTAAFELYDGWELGETTVAAQAKAALAACRRCG, from the coding sequence ATGACATCGCGTAGGGAACTCATAGCGCGGGTGCGGCAGGCGCTTTTGGGCGACAGGGAGGCCGGGTTGGCCGAACTGGCGGGTATCGCGGCCAAGACGCGTCTCGGGCCGCTTTTTTCGCTGCTGCTCGATACGGACGCCCTTGTGCGCTGGCGAGCTGTTACCGCCTTTGGCGCGGCCATGGCGGACATCGCCGCCGCCCGCCTGGAGGACGCCCGCGACGTCTGGCGCAACCTCATGTGGCGCGTCAACGAGGAGTCCGGCAACATCGGCTGGGGCATTCCGGAATGCATGGGCGAGACGCTGGCCGTCTGCCCGGTGCTGGCCGCCGACTACCATCGGGTGCTCGTCTCCTATGTCCAGGACATGGAGGGCGACTGCACCTACATCGACCATGCGCCGCTGCGGCGCGGGGCCTGGTGGGCCGTGGCCCGGCTGGCCGAGGCCGCGCCCAAGCTGGCCGCCCATGGCCTGGCCGAGATCACGGCCGCGCTTGCCGACTGCGACCCGGCCGCCCGGGGCCTTGCCTGTCTGGCGCTTTCCCGCATCAAGCCCGATCCCGCCCGCACGCTGCTCGAAGCCCTTTCCGGCCTGGAGCGGGACACGGCCGCGTTCGAGCTGTACGACGGCTGGGAGCTTGGCGAAACCACCGTGGCCGCCCAGGCCAAGGCCGCCCTGGCCGCCTGCCGTCGCTGTGGGTAG
- a CDS encoding tetratricopeptide repeat protein has translation MEYIAQTPDEFIDELKKRLSQNPGCGVSHYNLGTAYVAKGRLIEAEAEFHQAVECSPSLAEGFVQLGGLAMNKGDLDGCLEWNEKACQARPLFAVPYGNTGFVHLQRGEVDKAEKALRRAIKIDPKYVQAMATLGSALFMKGDLEGAEYHSTKALEIEPMFGPAINNLALVAMERGEFAKAKELVERARKTGYEPHPDMVREIEAALAK, from the coding sequence CGATGAACTCAAAAAGCGCCTGTCGCAAAATCCCGGCTGCGGCGTGTCCCACTACAACCTGGGCACCGCCTACGTGGCCAAGGGCCGGCTGATCGAGGCCGAGGCGGAATTCCACCAGGCCGTGGAATGTTCGCCGAGCCTGGCCGAGGGCTTTGTGCAGCTCGGCGGCCTGGCCATGAACAAGGGCGACCTCGACGGCTGCCTGGAGTGGAACGAAAAGGCCTGCCAGGCCCGGCCGCTTTTCGCCGTGCCCTACGGCAACACGGGCTTCGTGCATCTCCAGCGCGGCGAAGTGGACAAGGCCGAAAAAGCCCTGCGCCGGGCCATCAAGATCGACCCCAAATACGTCCAGGCCATGGCCACCCTCGGCAGCGCCCTGTTCATGAAGGGCGACCTCGAAGGCGCGGAATACCACAGCACCAAGGCCCTCGAGATCGAACCCATGTTCGGCCCGGCCATCAACAACCTGGCCCTGGTCGCCATGGAACGCGGCGAATTCGCCAAGGCCAAGGAACTCGTGGAACGCGCCCGCAAAACCGGCTACGAACCCCACCCCGACATGGTCCGCGAAATCGAAGCCGCTTTGGCCAAGTAG